In Bogoriella caseilytica, the genomic window GCCGCCAGTGCGTGGCCGAGCGGCGGCGATCGACGGGGTGTAGCGCAGCTTGGTAGCGCATCTGCTTTGGGAGCAGAGGGTCGCAGGTTCAAATCCTGTCACCCCGACAGTGTGAGGCTGCAGGACATCTGCAAGGCCCGAACCCACGGTTGGTGGGTTCGGGCGTTCGCTGTCTACACGCGCCGGCTGAAGTGGTGCGAGACGATGTCCATGCGCTCACGCAGGTAGAAGCGGTGTGCCTCATGCCGCTGCACCCCGGAGTCCAGGTCGACCAGCCGACAGTCCAGCTCCCGCGCTCGCGCTATCAGCGCGTTCAGCAGCGTGGAGCCATGCCCCCGAGATCGCGTGGCACCGGAGGTGCAGAGGTCGTCGATGTAGAGCTTCCGGATGGCACTGGTGTTGGCGATCACCCGCCAGCCGGCGATGGCCACGCACTGGCCGTCCTCGAGGACAGCAGTGAAGCGCAACCCCTGCGGGGCGCCCTCTGCGATGACCTGATCCAGCAGTTCCCGGGTCAGGTGCGGGCGCAGCTCGCGCAGCACAGGGAGGGCTGTGTTCCAGTGCGGGTCAGTCGGTTCGAGGTCGACAATCATGTGGAACTCCAGGCTCGGCGAGGGGTGCTCGCTGAGCGTACTGGGGCCTGCCTCGTTGCTCGGCCCGCTCCAGCGAACCGTGGGCGTCAGCGGACCGGCATGAGGTAGAGGGCGAGGGTGACCTCGGCCGGGTCGCCCGCGTAGAGCAACTGGATTTGCTGGCGGAGGTTCTCGGGGCGGCTGCCGGAGCACAGCTGCGCCCCGTCGGGAGGCTCTTCCACTCCCAAGACTTCCGCCCTCGTCTCGGTCAATCTCGGCGCAGGCAGCGGGCCGTTGATGTCAGCGCAAAGCTGCTCTACCTCGTCCGGCTCCACGGTGAAGGAGAGACGATAGCCCTCATCACGGCCCACGTTCTCCGGGAGAAGCTCCAGCTGTGGCGTCGAGGCGCTCTCAGGCAGTGCGATCCCGTAACGCTCAAGGACCTCGTCGGCGTCTCTCGAGGCGTCCACAGCGGAGG contains:
- a CDS encoding GNAT family N-acetyltransferase, with product MIVDLEPTDPHWNTALPVLRELRPHLTRELLDQVIAEGAPQGLRFTAVLEDGQCVAIAGWRVIANTSAIRKLYIDDLCTSGATRSRGHGSTLLNALIARARELDCRLVDLDSGVQRHEAHRFYLRERMDIVSHHFSRRV